GCGGCTCGAGGTTGCGGTGGATCACCCCGAGGCCGCCGTTCTGCGCCATCGCGATGGCCATCCGGGCCTCGGTCACCGTATCCATCGCCGAGGCGATGATCGGCATGTTGAGCCGGATCGAGCGGGTGAGGCGGGTGCCGAGATTCACCTCGGCCGGCATCACCGAGGATGCGGCGGGGCGGAGCAGGACGTCGTCGAAGGTCAGGCCCTCGATGATCGTATCGGTGCCGATGCGGGCCATGAACCAACTCCTCGTGCGTGCGGCCCTTACGGAAGCCGCCAAATCGGGTCGCCCCGGGCGATTGGCCTGGCAGATGCCTGGCAAAAGCCTGGATTGAGTTGGCACCGGCCGATAGCACGCGTCTGTGACGGGCGCAAAGCGCTATCGCCGCAGCGCAGCGATGCGTCCAAAGACTCTTGCAACCGGGACCAGCGCCTACGCCGGGGTGAGGACGAACTCGCCCCAGTCCGGCACCCGCATCGCGCGCTGATACGCCGTCACCGTGCCGGGCCACAGGGCGATGTTGCGCCCGGCCGCGTCCTGGTACCAGCTGGCGCAGCCGCCCTGCTGCCAGATGCTGCCGGCGAGCCGCCGCTCGAGATCCGCGAGGTAGCGCGCCTGCGCCTCCGGCGACGGCTCGATCGCCGCGAGGGTGCGGGTCTTCATCTCGGCGAGGCAGGCGAGCACGTACTCGACCTGCGCCTCGATCATCAGCACGACCGAGTTGTGGCCCAGCCCCGTATTGGGGCCGAGCAGCATGAAGAAGTTGGGGAATCCCGCCACCGCCACGCCGCGATGCGCCGCGACCCGCTCGCCCCAGGCGCGGGCCAGGATCAGCCCGTCGCGGCCGACCACCGGTACCCGGGCGAGGGAGGCGGTGGTGTCGAAGCCGGTGGCGAGCACCAGCACGTCGAGGGGGTGGTGGCGGCCGTCCTGCATCGTCACGCCGTCCGGCGTGACGGCGCGGATCGGGCCGGTCTCCAGCGTCACGTTCGGCCGCGTCAGGGCCGGGTAGTACTCGTCGGAGAGTAGCACCCGCTTGCAGCCGAGGCGGTAGGGCGGGGTGAGCTTTCCGCGCAAGTCGGGATCGGCGACCTGCCGGCGCAGGTGGTGCCGGCTCGCGGCCTCGGCGAGGCGGGTGAGTCCCGAGACCCGGGTGAAGCCCAAAGCCGCCCGCGCCTCGCGCACCCGGAACTGGATCTCGCGCACGAGGCGGCGCACCGGCGGCAGGCGGCGGAACAACGCCCGCAGCCGCGGGGCGATCGGCCGGTCGTTGCGCGGCATGACCCAGGGCGGCGTGCGCTGGAACAGCACCAGGCGCTCGACCTCGGGGGCGATGGCCGGCACGACCTGGATCGCACTCGCCCCCGTGCCGATCACCCCGACGCGCTTGGCCATCAGCGAGACGCCGTGGTCCCAGGAAGAGGTGTGGAAGAGGGCGCCCAGGAAGGTGTGCAGGCCCGGAATCGACGGAATGGCCGGGTGGTGCAACGCCCCCATGCCGGAGACCAGCACCCGCGCCTCCAGCGGGCCGCGATCGGTCTCGACTCGCCACAGCGCGCGCGTGCCGTCCCAGACCGCCCCGGTGACCGCGGTGGAGAGGGCGATGTGCTTCGCGAGATCGAACCGCGCGACCAGCTCGCGCAGGTAGGCGGCGATCTCCGGCTGGCCGGCATAGGTGCGGGTCCAGTCGGGCTTCGGGGCGAAGGACAGGGCGTAGAGATGGGCCGGGATGTCGCAGGCCGCGCCCGGATAGGTGTTCTCGTGCCAGGTGCCGCCGACCGCCTCCGCCTTCTCGACGACGAAGAGGTCGTCGATGCCGGATTGCCGGCACCGGATCGCCATGGCGAGGCCGGAGAAGCCGGCCCCGATCACCAGCACCGCGAGCGGCTTGTCCGGCCAGGGCGCCGGCTGCGGCGTGGTGGCGGGCGTGTCCGTCACCGGACCGCCTCCGGGGCTTTGACGTGGCTCTCGAGGAAGGCGGCGGCCTCGGACAGGGAGCGGCGCGCCTCCGGCAGGAACGACTGCGCCAGCTGCCAGGCATGCGGCACCACCGGCCAGACCGTCACGGTGGCGGAGCCGCCGGCGGCCTTGGCCTTCTCGGCGAAGCGCACCGAATCGTCGCGCAAAACCTCGCGGGCGCCGACATGGAACAGCAGCGGCGGCAGCCCGGCGGGGTCGCCGCGCAGCGGCGAGACGAGCGGGTCGGCGGGGTCGTGCCCGCCGAGATAGAGGTCGACGAGGTGCTGCAGCTTCGTCGGATCGAACATCGCGTCGCGGCGGGCATTGCTGCGCATCGAGTCGCCCTCACCCAGCATGTCGGTCGAGGGCGAGAACAGAACGGCGGCCTGCGGTTGCGGCAGGCCGTCCCGGCGCGCCCGCAGCATCAGCGCCAGCGCCAGGTTGCCGCCGGCGGAATCGCCCGCGATCCCCGCCGGCCCCGAGGCGGCGAAGGCGGACCAGCAGGCGGCCGCGTCGTCGAGGGCCGCCGGAAAGGGATGCTCGGGGGCGAGGCGGTAATCGGGACAGAACACCCGGAAACCCCTGAGCGCGAAGGCGCCGGTGATCGGCCGGTGGGTGCGGGGCGAGCAGGCGATGAAGCCGCCGCCGTGCAGGTAGAACAGCCGCGGGGCGTCCGGTGCGAGGCCGGGGCGCTCGACCCACTCGCCCGCGATCCCGCCGACGCTGCCCTCGCGGAAGGCGAGGCCGGGCGGCTCGGGAAAGCTGCCCGAGTTGAGGACCCGGCGGATCGCCGCGACGTCGCCCCCGGCGCGGGCGACCTTCGGCCGGACCTGCCAGCGGATGATCCAGTCGAAGACGTGGGCGCGCAGGCTCGGCATGCATTACTCCATGGCGCGGGCGATCAGCGACCAGTACCGCACCGGCATCAGGCGCTGGATCAGCGCCACCTGGGCGGCGTCGCGGCCGACGATGATGCGGGGCTCCCGCCGGGCGATGCCGCGCAGGATGCGCGCCGCCGCCGCCTCGGGGGGAAGACGCAGGTGGCGCTCGACGGCGGCCTTGCCGCTGGCGACCTCGGCGGGATCGAGGCGAGGGCCGACGCGGGCGTTGCGGGCGATCGCCGTGGCCACGCCACCCGGATGCACGACGCTCACTCCGAGGTTGGTGCCGGCATATTCATGCCGCAGCGCCTCGGAGAAGCCGCGCACCGCGAACTTGCTCGCCGCGTAGGCCGCCTGGCCCGGCGGGGCGACGAGGCCGTAGAGGCTCGAGAGGTTGACGATCTGCGCCGCCGGCCGGCTCTCCAGAACGGGGAGAAAGGCGCGGGTCATCCGCACCACGGCGCGGAAATTGACGTCCATCAGCCAGTCGAAGTCGTCGAGCTCGACATCGGCGAAGCGGCCGGCGAGCGCCACGCCGGCATTGTTGATCAGGAGGTCGAGCGGCCCGTGCCGGGCGGCGACCGCCTCCGGCAGCGCGGCGACCGCCGCACAATCCGTGATGTCGAAGGCATGCGTGCCGACGTCGCGCCCGAGCGCCCGCACGGCGGCCTCGCTGCGGGCGAGACCGTCGGGATCGCGGTCGACGAGGACGAGGCGGGCCCCCTTCCGGGCGAGGCCGAGAGCCAGGGCCGCG
This is a stretch of genomic DNA from Methylobacterium sp. 17Sr1-1. It encodes these proteins:
- a CDS encoding SDR family oxidoreductase; translation: MADAFPLHDKLALVTGAGSGIGAALALGLARKGARLVLVDRDPDGLARSEAAVRALGRDVGTHAFDITDCAAVAALPEAVAARHGPLDLLINNAGVALAGRFADVELDDFDWLMDVNFRAVVRMTRAFLPVLESRPAAQIVNLSSLYGLVAPPGQAAYAASKFAVRGFSEALRHEYAGTNLGVSVVHPGGVATAIARNARVGPRLDPAEVASGKAAVERHLRLPPEAAAARILRGIARREPRIIVGRDAAQVALIQRLMPVRYWSLIARAME
- a CDS encoding NAD(P)/FAD-dependent oxidoreductase, coding for MTDTPATTPQPAPWPDKPLAVLVIGAGFSGLAMAIRCRQSGIDDLFVVEKAEAVGGTWHENTYPGAACDIPAHLYALSFAPKPDWTRTYAGQPEIAAYLRELVARFDLAKHIALSTAVTGAVWDGTRALWRVETDRGPLEARVLVSGMGALHHPAIPSIPGLHTFLGALFHTSSWDHGVSLMAKRVGVIGTGASAIQVVPAIAPEVERLVLFQRTPPWVMPRNDRPIAPRLRALFRRLPPVRRLVREIQFRVREARAALGFTRVSGLTRLAEAASRHHLRRQVADPDLRGKLTPPYRLGCKRVLLSDEYYPALTRPNVTLETGPIRAVTPDGVTMQDGRHHPLDVLVLATGFDTTASLARVPVVGRDGLILARAWGERVAAHRGVAVAGFPNFFMLLGPNTGLGHNSVVLMIEAQVEYVLACLAEMKTRTLAAIEPSPEAQARYLADLERRLAGSIWQQGGCASWYQDAAGRNIALWPGTVTAYQRAMRVPDWGEFVLTPA
- a CDS encoding alpha/beta hydrolase, coding for MPSLRAHVFDWIIRWQVRPKVARAGGDVAAIRRVLNSGSFPEPPGLAFREGSVGGIAGEWVERPGLAPDAPRLFYLHGGGFIACSPRTHRPITGAFALRGFRVFCPDYRLAPEHPFPAALDDAAACWSAFAASGPAGIAGDSAGGNLALALMLRARRDGLPQPQAAVLFSPSTDMLGEGDSMRSNARRDAMFDPTKLQHLVDLYLGGHDPADPLVSPLRGDPAGLPPLLFHVGAREVLRDDSVRFAEKAKAAGGSATVTVWPVVPHAWQLAQSFLPEARRSLSEAAAFLESHVKAPEAVR